The Lactuca sativa cultivar Salinas chromosome 2, Lsat_Salinas_v11, whole genome shotgun sequence genome includes a window with the following:
- the LOC111888462 gene encoding 60S ribosomal protein L24 codes for MVLKTELCRFSGQKIYPGRGIRFIRSDSQVFLFANSKCKRYFHNKLKPSKLTWTAMYRKQHKKDIAQEAVKKRRRATKKPYSRAIVGATLEVIQKKRSEKPEVRDAAREAALREIKERIKKTKDEKKAKKAEVVSKQKTQGKSGNVAKGGKGPKIGGGGGKR; via the exons ATGGTGTTAAA GACCGAGCTCTGCAGATTCAGTGGCCAGAAGATTTATCCTGGAAGGGGTATTAGGTTCATTCGATCAGACTCTCAG GTCTTTTTGTTTGCAAATTCCAAATGCAAGAGGTATTTCCATAATAAACTGAAGCCCTCAAAGCTCACATGGACAGCCATGTACCGAAAGCAACATAAGAAG GACATTGCTCAAGAAGCTGTGAAGAAGAGGCGTCGTGCCACAAAGAAGCCTTACTCTAGGGCTATTGTGGGAGCCACATTGGAAGTCATTCAGAAGAAAAGAAGTGAGAAACCTGAAGTTCGTGATGCTGCTAGGGAGGCAGCTCTTCG TGAAATCAAAGAGAGGATCAAGAAAACTAAAGATGAGAAGAAGGCAAAGAAAGCAGAGGTAGTATCGAAGCAAAAGACACAAGGAAAGAGTGGAAATGTGGCTAAAGGAGGTAAGGGACCTAAgattggaggtggtggtgggaaACGTTGA